From Candidatus Pedobacter colombiensis, one genomic window encodes:
- a CDS encoding two-component regulator propeller domain-containing protein yields the protein MKGLLTYAFLLQGIFASAQYTAVSFHNISLNEGLSQSSVVDIAMDTKGFVWLATQDGLNRYDGKDFLVLDKRFDDLTSGTNSRLGKIVPGLNQSFWIIAKGGYLERFSLINNTFQSVPVYAGKVRLVITCVLQEKNEKLWIGTENGKLLLYNCKTDQIDREIDIQPGMPRSAVNMLFKDQQQRLWVVGSSVGYLDGDQILNLSVKADELKTGLVYSCLTEDKEGNLWLGSLGGGLFFKKKNEVHFGQFRGFSTVRFPADLVIEAIFSEDKGKLWIGTYGKGLFIIDPKEEEIGQFVNDKRNPSSIPFNDILSIKQDKDKGIWIGTDGGGLSYFNANRNNFILFNNQTVPEKVEIALVRSITTDKRGNIWAGTTNKGLTRINYQKSEYKTWELPSYQKNIYNPDRIVSLFYDKKDILWIGTQGNGLILWDSKKEQIIKRFHPGSVSKLNMPDGTVWCMYPTAGDKIWVGSGSSGLCLMDKQNGIIGQYKPGNQGSVDAIRAIVSVDDSTLCIAFEKTGIQLFNTITRTFYPINSRGLNAFFSKRITIKCLYYHQSVLWIGTGGKGILAYNRLSGKTQLLTEKEGLPNNTIYGILSDARGYLWVSTNKGLSRFSPDVLRNKARPSQFTNYVSVQGLQSNEFNTGAYFKAPNGMLLFGGINGLNLFDPAKFKEESKAIPVVFTKILVDNEPVEGDTAAAFKKVIKLNYKNHSVAFNFAALDFFSSPRHYYYKLEGYDKNWIDGNQRNYVSYSNVPTGKYSFQVKYTKRGVTEGKIAKISVNIKGPFWEKWWFILLLVLLFIGLIYTLYRYRIAQVFKLVQIRQRIATDLHDDIGSTLSNINILAELSKNSLENPARANTFLDRISEEVQASSQSLDDIIWSVNTQNDNWEETFSRMRRYAAEVFENSRVHYTIKLIEQAGITRLNMEKRRDIFLIYKELINNINKHSEATEVEVEMWFQQHQLVMLVHDNGKGFDKQAKTHRNGLKNLSSRVTRWKGSIAVESDKTGTCIKIII from the coding sequence GTGAAAGGTCTGCTGACTTATGCTTTTTTACTTCAAGGTATATTTGCATCTGCACAGTATACCGCTGTTTCATTTCATAATATCAGTCTGAATGAAGGTTTATCACAAAGCTCTGTAGTTGATATTGCTATGGATACCAAAGGCTTTGTATGGCTTGCCACGCAAGATGGTTTAAACCGCTATGATGGGAAAGATTTCTTAGTGCTGGATAAAAGATTTGATGATCTTACTTCAGGTACCAATAGCAGGCTTGGAAAGATTGTGCCAGGACTGAACCAATCTTTTTGGATCATTGCTAAAGGTGGTTATTTAGAGCGATTTAGTTTGATTAATAATACCTTTCAATCTGTGCCTGTTTATGCTGGTAAAGTCAGGCTAGTCATTACTTGTGTTCTTCAAGAGAAAAATGAAAAACTCTGGATAGGCACTGAAAATGGAAAACTATTGCTTTACAATTGTAAAACTGATCAAATTGACAGGGAAATAGATATCCAGCCAGGTATGCCCAGGTCAGCAGTCAATATGTTGTTTAAAGATCAACAGCAGCGGTTATGGGTAGTAGGGAGCAGTGTGGGATATCTTGATGGAGACCAAATCCTTAACCTATCTGTCAAAGCAGATGAATTAAAAACGGGATTGGTATATAGCTGCCTCACTGAAGATAAAGAAGGTAATCTTTGGCTTGGCAGTTTGGGCGGCGGTCTGTTTTTCAAAAAGAAGAATGAGGTGCATTTCGGGCAATTTAGAGGTTTTTCCACTGTTCGGTTTCCAGCAGATTTGGTTATTGAGGCTATTTTTTCCGAGGATAAGGGGAAATTGTGGATTGGAACCTATGGCAAAGGTCTGTTCATCATTGATCCAAAGGAAGAAGAGATAGGTCAGTTTGTTAACGACAAAAGAAATCCATCATCCATCCCCTTTAATGATATCCTTTCTATTAAACAGGATAAAGATAAAGGAATATGGATAGGTACTGATGGTGGGGGACTGAGTTATTTTAATGCAAACAGGAATAATTTTATCTTGTTCAACAATCAAACTGTTCCTGAAAAAGTGGAAATTGCATTGGTCAGGTCCATTACTACTGATAAAAGGGGGAATATCTGGGCGGGCACGACCAACAAGGGCTTAACACGGATCAACTATCAAAAATCCGAATACAAAACCTGGGAGCTACCCTCTTACCAGAAAAACATTTATAACCCGGATCGGATCGTTTCTCTTTTTTACGATAAGAAAGACATATTGTGGATAGGGACGCAGGGCAATGGTCTAATCCTCTGGGACTCCAAAAAAGAACAGATCATAAAAAGGTTTCACCCAGGTTCGGTATCCAAATTAAATATGCCGGATGGAACCGTTTGGTGTATGTATCCAACTGCCGGAGATAAAATCTGGGTCGGTAGCGGAAGTAGTGGCCTTTGCTTGATGGACAAACAAAACGGGATTATTGGCCAGTATAAACCCGGCAATCAAGGAAGTGTAGATGCCATTCGTGCTATTGTTTCTGTAGATGACAGTACGCTTTGTATTGCATTTGAGAAGACCGGTATTCAGCTTTTTAATACCATAACCAGAACTTTTTACCCTATCAATTCAAGGGGGTTGAATGCCTTTTTTAGCAAGCGCATTACAATTAAATGTCTTTACTACCATCAATCCGTATTATGGATCGGGACTGGTGGCAAGGGGATACTGGCCTACAACCGATTAAGTGGTAAAACTCAATTGCTGACAGAAAAGGAGGGGCTGCCTAATAATACGATTTATGGAATTTTATCCGATGCCAGGGGATATTTGTGGGTAAGTACCAATAAAGGCCTTAGTCGTTTTAGTCCGGATGTGCTGAGAAATAAAGCCAGACCTTCTCAATTTACGAACTATGTCTCTGTACAGGGCTTGCAAAGCAATGAATTTAATACGGGAGCTTACTTCAAAGCGCCCAATGGGATGTTGCTGTTTGGTGGAATCAATGGATTAAATCTGTTCGATCCGGCAAAATTTAAAGAAGAAAGCAAGGCAATACCTGTCGTTTTTACTAAAATATTGGTAGACAATGAACCTGTTGAAGGTGATACGGCTGCCGCCTTTAAAAAAGTAATCAAACTTAACTATAAGAACCATTCTGTTGCTTTCAATTTTGCCGCGCTGGATTTTTTCTCTTCCCCCCGGCATTATTATTATAAGCTGGAAGGCTATGACAAAAATTGGATAGATGGAAATCAAAGGAATTACGTTTCTTATTCAAATGTACCTACAGGGAAATATAGTTTTCAGGTTAAGTATACCAAAAGAGGCGTTACCGAAGGTAAAATAGCGAAAATAAGTGTAAATATTAAAGGGCCTTTCTGGGAGAAATGGTGGTTTATTCTGTTGCTTGTTTTGCTGTTTATCGGCTTAATCTATACTTTGTACCGCTATAGAATTGCTCAGGTATTTAAACTGGTTCAAATCCGACAAAGGATAGCTACAGACCTGCATGATGATATTGGCTCTACTTTGTCTAACATCAATATACTAGCTGAACTTTCTAAAAATAGCCTTGAAAATCCTGCCCGGGCCAATACATTCTTGGACCGGATCTCTGAAGAAGTGCAAGCTTCCAGTCAATCTCTCGATGACATCATTTGGAGTGTAAATACACAAAATGACAACTGGGAGGAAACCTTTAGTCGGATGCGTCGTTACGCCGCAGAAGTGTTTGAAAATAGTCGTGTCCATTATACAATAAAACTGATCGAACAGGCTGGTATAACCAGGTTGAACATGGAAAAGAGAAGGGATATTTTTCTGATCTATAAAGAGCTCATCAATAACATCAACAAGCATTCAGAAGCAACCGAAGTAGAGGTTGAAATGTGGTTTCAGCAACATCAACTGGTTATGTTGGTGCATGACAATGGGAAAGGTTTTGATAAACAGGCTAAAACACATCGTAATGGCCTTAAAAATCTAAGTAGTCGGGTTACGCGATGGAAGGGAAGCATAGCTGTTGAATCCGATAAGACGGGAACTTGTATAAAGATCATCATATAA
- a CDS encoding histidine kinase has translation MKVIFNILVLCLWFSFCNGQNETPVVDVYGQPVNYRVSALSSNIPLFLATDKNTKSINPFNPIPNVPLGSLTFLEGAQKILLTALVRKDSLSYYRYSVFENDTTLIRSNEKLSVIDFVWNERSDYPGYLTMKLELPNVVNKKFTIKIFRYPEGSKVTTLMIYNKRFEQAKCKRIFLQEQGKRIKTQITENLYTVDNKPLKNDTAFRIRNQTQGIRIIMQKTDLDFAYQLILKNKVNGKENIRFLSNNWSYESGNPGYFIPTDYFLTPGEYRLSIIPYIGSNGHNLRPIENKSFNMSFMVLPPPITYSIQEVILSLLALLLLGSILIFLIRKNTRKKLTISRHQAAAAETELENVRARLNPHFVFNALGGIQNLINKNEIASANSYLSKFARLTRRILNEEAKISLKDEIELLEDYIAMEQLRFPFKYKIQVNDELNSYTEIPTMLIQPFVENAVKHAIAPLKGKGEIALNFYKEENNLLITIADNGVGFTVDQEDGGLGLKLTKKRISLLNDLYHECPIFLTIESGLSGTTIKITLSQWL, from the coding sequence ATGAAAGTAATATTTAACATTTTAGTTTTGTGCCTCTGGTTCAGCTTTTGTAATGGTCAGAATGAAACACCAGTAGTTGATGTATATGGGCAACCTGTAAATTATCGTGTCAGTGCATTGTCCTCTAATATTCCTCTTTTCCTAGCCACCGACAAAAACACAAAATCGATAAATCCATTTAATCCAATACCTAACGTTCCTCTAGGCAGTTTAACTTTCCTGGAAGGAGCCCAGAAAATTTTACTAACTGCACTTGTAAGAAAGGACAGTTTAAGTTATTACCGCTATTCCGTTTTTGAAAACGATACCACACTGATCAGATCTAATGAAAAGTTGAGTGTGATTGATTTCGTTTGGAATGAACGAAGTGATTATCCGGGATACCTGACCATGAAACTGGAACTTCCCAATGTGGTTAATAAAAAATTTACTATTAAAATATTCAGATATCCTGAAGGAAGTAAGGTGACTACATTAATGATCTATAACAAACGCTTCGAACAGGCTAAGTGTAAGCGTATCTTTTTGCAAGAACAGGGCAAAAGAATAAAAACACAAATCACGGAAAACTTATACACTGTAGATAATAAACCTTTGAAAAACGACACTGCCTTCAGAATTAGGAATCAAACCCAAGGCATTCGTATTATCATGCAAAAAACAGATTTAGATTTTGCTTATCAACTTATCCTGAAAAACAAAGTTAATGGAAAAGAGAACATCCGGTTTCTTTCTAATAACTGGAGTTATGAAAGTGGAAATCCTGGCTATTTTATTCCTACGGATTACTTTCTGACACCTGGGGAGTATAGACTTTCCATAATACCATATATAGGTTCAAATGGCCATAACCTTAGACCAATTGAAAATAAATCCTTCAACATGTCATTCATGGTCTTGCCTCCACCTATCACATATTCTATCCAGGAAGTTATTTTAAGTTTGCTAGCACTTTTATTGCTTGGCAGCATCCTGATCTTCCTGATCCGGAAAAACACCAGAAAAAAACTAACTATTTCAAGGCATCAGGCGGCAGCAGCAGAAACCGAGTTGGAAAATGTGCGCGCTAGGCTCAATCCACATTTTGTCTTCAACGCCTTGGGAGGAATTCAAAACCTGATTAACAAAAATGAGATTGCATCTGCTAATTCGTATCTCAGTAAGTTTGCGAGACTAACCAGGCGTATTCTAAATGAAGAGGCAAAAATCAGTCTAAAGGATGAAATTGAACTACTGGAAGATTATATTGCTATGGAACAATTGCGTTTTCCATTTAAGTATAAAATACAGGTGAATGATGAATTGAATAGCTATACTGAAATCCCCACTATGCTTATACAACCTTTTGTAGAAAATGCGGTTAAACATGCTATTGCACCACTAAAGGGAAAAGGTGAAATTGCCCTTAACTTTTATAAAGAAGAGAATAACTTGTTAATTACCATAGCTGACAATGGCGTTGGTTTTACGGTAGACCAGGAGGATGGTGGATTAGGGCTTAAACTGACTAAAAAAAGAATATCTTTATTAAATGATCTTTATCATGAATGCCCCATTTTTCTGACAATAGAGTCAGGCTTATCTGGAACAACCATTAAGATCACTTTATCCCAATGGCTGTAA
- a CDS encoding LytTR family DNA-binding domain-containing protein encodes MKALLIDDEHSNNENLISLLRKYCPAIHVMAAATDLNMAFDLINIHQPDLLFLDIQMGSQTGFDLLKLVPMHRFEVIFVTAFDKYGITAIKFAALDYLLKPVNISELIQAVSKAEEKYRAKEKNKQLNFLLNHIQNGTKQPTKIALPQLHEIRYVTINEIVRCESDNSYTFFYLVNGDRILVSRSIKEYADLLKSIGFLRTHQSHLVNSIFVKSWIKEDGGVLLLSNGDRIPVSKPNKSMVQLALNSYLN; translated from the coding sequence ATGAAAGCATTATTAATTGATGATGAACATTCCAACAATGAAAACCTCATTTCCTTACTCCGTAAATATTGTCCAGCAATCCATGTCATGGCAGCTGCTACAGATCTGAATATGGCCTTTGATTTAATCAATATTCACCAGCCGGACCTACTTTTCCTGGACATACAAATGGGATCTCAAACGGGATTTGATTTGCTAAAACTGGTACCTATGCATAGATTTGAAGTCATTTTCGTCACTGCCTTTGACAAGTATGGTATCACAGCGATCAAATTTGCAGCGCTGGATTATCTGTTGAAACCAGTGAATATTTCTGAATTGATCCAAGCCGTCAGTAAAGCAGAAGAAAAGTACAGGGCAAAGGAAAAAAACAAGCAATTGAATTTTCTATTAAACCACATCCAGAATGGGACAAAACAACCTACCAAAATTGCACTTCCACAATTGCATGAAATACGTTATGTTACGATTAATGAGATTGTCCGATGCGAATCAGATAATTCTTATACGTTCTTTTACCTGGTCAATGGTGACCGGATTCTGGTATCTCGCTCCATTAAAGAGTATGCCGACCTATTAAAGTCAATAGGATTTTTACGTACCCACCAAAGTCATCTTGTCAATAGCATTTTTGTAAAAAGCTGGATAAAGGAGGATGGTGGTGTACTGCTGTTAAGTAACGGAGATAGAATCCCTGTATCCAAGCCCAATAAATCAATGGTACAGTTAGCACTAAACAGCTATCTGAATTGA
- a CDS encoding AAA family ATPase, translating to MFRRDIIDELIKWKNNPERKPLLLRGARQVGKTTVVNMFSEHYEQYIYLNLEQADNSLDFTD from the coding sequence ATGTTTAGAAGAGATATTATTGACGAGCTGATTAAATGGAAAAACAACCCTGAACGCAAACCATTGTTACTCCGGGGAGCGAGACAAGTCGGTAAAACTACTGTTGTCAATATGTTTTCAGAACATTATGAGCAATATATTTACTTAAATTTAGAACAAGCAGATAATTCACTTGATTTTACTGATTAG
- a CDS encoding DUF4143 domain-containing protein translates to MFFLFNKDIANLKNTLLFIDEIQEVPGALNMLRYFYEKIPSLNVIAAGSLLETAINGQTKIPVGRVEYKILRPVSFHEFLLALNENQASVALKEMPIKDFTHSKLLDLFHTYTLIGGMPEVIRHYIANKNLLTLREVYQSLIYSYIEDVEKYGRNNNLVQIIRHIINTSFLEAGNRIKFQGFGNSNYGSREVSEGMQTLQKVMLIQLVYPTTSTAVPLLPDKKKSPRLHVLDTGMLNFFAGLQKELILTKDIDTVYKGKIAEHIVGQELLAAKYNILNELHFWVREKPNSTAEVDFVMSYNSVIIPIEVKSGATGTLKSLHAFMDATTHAFAIRIYGGQLKIDKISTSNGKEYTLLNLPFYLAGRIENYIDWMQKSL, encoded by the coding sequence ATATTTTTCCTTTTTAATAAAGACATAGCCAATTTAAAAAATACATTACTGTTTATAGATGAAATACAGGAAGTACCTGGAGCTTTAAATATGCTTCGTTATTTCTATGAAAAAATACCATCCTTAAATGTCATAGCAGCAGGCTCCCTTTTAGAAACAGCAATCAATGGCCAAACGAAAATCCCTGTTGGTCGTGTAGAATACAAAATTCTGAGACCCGTTTCATTTCATGAATTTTTACTCGCATTAAATGAAAACCAGGCTTCAGTGGCCTTAAAGGAAATGCCCATAAAAGATTTTACGCATTCTAAATTACTTGATTTATTTCACACCTATACACTTATAGGTGGGATGCCTGAAGTGATCAGGCATTATATCGCCAATAAAAACCTCCTTACCTTGAGAGAAGTATACCAATCCTTGATATATTCATACATAGAAGATGTTGAGAAATATGGACGGAATAACAATCTGGTTCAAATCATAAGGCACATTATTAACACCAGTTTCCTTGAAGCAGGTAACCGCATCAAATTTCAAGGCTTTGGCAACTCAAACTATGGGTCAAGAGAAGTTAGTGAAGGCATGCAAACGCTACAAAAAGTGATGTTGATTCAACTCGTATACCCAACCACCAGCACCGCTGTTCCTCTCTTGCCAGACAAGAAAAAATCCCCCCGCCTTCATGTACTCGACACCGGAATGTTAAACTTCTTTGCTGGATTACAAAAAGAACTGATCCTTACAAAGGATATAGACACAGTTTATAAAGGCAAGATTGCAGAACACATTGTGGGACAGGAATTATTAGCTGCAAAATATAATATATTAAATGAATTACATTTTTGGGTAAGAGAAAAGCCAAATTCTACTGCTGAAGTTGATTTTGTGATGTCTTATAATAGCGTAATTATACCTATTGAAGTTAAATCTGGCGCAACAGGGACATTAAAGTCTTTACATGCTTTTATGGATGCTACTACACATGCATTCGCCATAAGAATTTATGGAGGTCAATTAAAAATAGATAAGATAAGCACTTCAAATGGAAAAGAATATACTTTACTAAATTTACCTTTTTACCTAGCAGGAAGAATAGAAAACTATATCGACTGGATGCAAAAAAGCCTTTAA